The nucleotide window CTTGAACGTTGGCACGATTGGTCACATTGACCATGGAAAAACAACGACCACCGCAGCCATTACCAAGGTGCTGAGCGAGAAGTTTGGCGGCTCTGCGATTTCCTATGCTGACATTGCCAAGGGCGGCACGGTGCGTGACGACAGTAAGATTGTCACGATTGCAGTGAGCCATGTGGAGTACGAGACGGACAACCGCCACTACGCACACGTGGACTGTCCCGGACACGCCGATTACATCAAAAACATGATCACGGGAGCCGCGCAGATGGATGGCGCGATTCTGGTGGTGAGTGCTGCCGATGGCCCGATGCCGCAGACCAAAGAGCACGTGCTTTTGGCGCGTCAGGTGGGTGTGCCGCAGATCGTGGTGTTCTTGAACAAAGTGGATACGGTGGATGACAAAGATTTGCTTGAGCTTGTGGAGATGGAAGTTCGCGACCTTCTGAGCAAGTACGAGTTTGATGGCGACAACATCCCAGTGGTTCCTGGCAGTGCGCTCGGAGCACTTCAAGGCAAGCCAGAGGGTGTTGAGTCGATTTTGAACTTGATGAAGGCAGTGGATGAGTGGATCCCCGAGCCAAAGCGCGACATCGACAAGCCATTCTTGATGGCGATCGAAGACGTGTTTAGCATCAAGGGCCGCGGCACGGTGGTGACCGGACGTGTGGAGCGTGGAGTGATCAAAGTCGGCGAGGAAGTGGAGATTTTGGGCTTCACGGACCCCAAAAGACGGTGGTCACTGGCGTAGAGATGTTCCGCAAGCTGCTTGATCAGGGACAAGCAGGAGATAACGTGGGCTGTTTGCTACGTGGTATTGAAAAAGACCAGGTGGAGCGCGGTCAGGTGCTAGCGCATCCCGGAACGCTAAAGACACACGAATTTGAAGGTGAAGTGTACGTTCTAAAGAAGGAAGAAGGCGGAAGGCACAAGCCGTTCTTTACGAACTACCGTCCGCAGTTCTATATGCGCACAACGGATGTGACCGGAACGATCACCTTGGCAGATGATGTGAAGATGGTGATGCCCGGCGACAACGTAAAGATCAACGTGGAGTTGATTACCGTGGTGGCGCTTGAAGACAAGCAGCGCTTTGCGATTCGTGAAGGTGGCCGCACCGTCGGTGCCGGTGTTGTGACTAAGATTTTGGAGTAAACATAGAAAGCAACGATTTTTTCCAAAATTGGGGAAGAATCGTTGGTGTGTGAAGTTAAGTCATTGAAAACGCGAGTGAAAATTGCTTTGGTGTGCAGCGAGTGTGGGGCGCGGAATTATCGAAGCACCAAAGCGATAAAGCAGGGAGAAACAGAATTCCTGAGTCTCAAGAAGTTTTGCCCCTCCTGTGGTAAACACACGGTGCATAAGGAGTCTAAATAGACGAAAATAGTTAATAAATTCACATGCCATCAAGTCGCAGTACGGACTTTTGGCATATTTAGGCCAGTAGCTCGAACTGGTAGAGCAGCGGATTCCAAATCCGCGGGTTGGGGGTTCGAATCCCTCCTGGCCTGCTGGTTTCAAGCAAATTGCGTCAGGGGGTGGCACACCGGCAATTTGTGAAGTAAAAGGCAGCCCCAGATCCTAAATCAAGTAATTGACGTATCGAAAATACTATGAACGACGAAAGTAACAGCAACGAATCTGTAGAAGCGGTGGGCACACGAACCATGGGCCTGGAGCGCTACGTGCAATTTGCGTTCCTAGTCTTTGCGATCGGAATGTTTTGGTTTGTTGATAACTTCGTGAATACGGTTTGGGCTTATTTTGCTGAACCCGATCAAAAACTTATTTCAGGAATCGCGGCAGTTGTTGGTATGGTGGGTGCCTTCCTTCTTTATCGCAATCAAAAGGTAAAGGGGCTTTCCGATGACGTCGCCCAAGAACTTGCTCGTGTGACTTGGCCAACACGCAAGGAAACCCGCTATGCGTCGTTGGTTGTTGTCATCACTTCCATCGTTGCAGCTGTTTTGTTGGGGCTCATGGATGCTGCGTGGTCGGCGCTTACCGACTTTATCTATACAGGGAGTATTCCACTTGGTTGAAGAAAGCATAAAACCGGTAGCGGAACCCGCTGCAGCAACATCAGTCGATTCGGAGTCTGCAACGCAGAGCGAAAACAGTACCGCTGCATCCTCTGTTCCAGAGAGTTTGGCTGAAGCCAAGCCCGGTATGAAATGGTATGTCGTTCAGGCCTATTCTGGTTACGAGACAAAAGTTCGCGCCTCGCTTGAGGAGCGTATCCGACAAGTTGAGATGGAAGCGGACTTTGGTCAGATTTTAATTCCTAAAGAAAATGTTCAAGACAACCGTGGTGGAAACAAAAAGCTCAGTGCTCGTACTTTTTATCCTGGTTACATTTTCGTTCAGATGAACTTAAATGAAAAGACGTGGTATCTTGTTAAGGATACTCCTAAGGTCAGTGGTTTTGTGGGTGGTCGACATCCTGCGCCCGTGCCGATGAGTGAGATCAATACAATTGCTCAGCAGATCGTGGATGGACAGGCTAAGCCCAAGCCACGCGTCGTTTTTGAGCAGGGTGACCATGTGCGTGTGGTTGATGGTGCGTTTGCAAACTTTACGGGCTCTATCGAGGGAAGTAAACACCGACAAGCAGAAAGTTCGTGTGTTGTTATCTATTTTTGGGCGGGCGACGCCTGTGGAACTCGACTACGGCCAAGTAGAAAAGACGGTGTAAGGCAATGAAGAAGGTAATTGGTCAAATCAAACTACAACTTCCAGCGGGTAAAGCGAATCCATCGCCTCCGGTGGGTCCTGCTTTGGGTCAGCATGGTGTCAATATCATGGGCTTCTGTAAGGAGTTCAATGCTAAGACTCAAAAGGACGGCGACCTGATTATTCCTGTGGTTATCACGGTTTACTCGGACAGATCGTTTTCCTTCATTACGAAAACACCCCCGGCTCCTGTCCTTATTAAGCGGGAAATTGGTCTAAGTCTTGGTAAAAAACCCGGCTCTGGCTCAGCACGGCCTCACAAGGACAAAGTAGGGAAAATTACCCGTGAGCAGTTAAAAAAGATTGCAGAGATTAAATTTCAGGATATGAATGCGGCCTCAATCGAGGCAGCTGCTGAAACCATCGCTGGAACTGCGCGTTCCATGGGAGTGGATGTCATTGATTAGTTTTGACCACCTTGAGGTGGGAGGCGGTGTTGTTTCGATGCCGTCGTTAGGGAGAGAAGATGCAAAAAGGTAAGCGAAGGCAGCAGGTCGCCGGAAAAGTCGACCGGGATGCCCAGTACAATCTCAATCAAGCTTGCAGCTTGGTTAAAGAAGCGTCGTTTGCACGCTTTGATGAAAGTGTTGATATTGCCGTGCGTTTGGGCGTGGATCCAAAACATGCAGACCAAATGGTGCGTGGCGCTATCGTCCTTCCTCATGGAACAGGCAAAACCGTCCGTGTAGCTGTTTTCGCTAAAGGCGAAAAAGTTAAAGAAGCCGAAGATGCTGGCGCTGACATCGTGGGCAGTGATGACCTCGTTGCCAAAGTTAGTGAAGGCTTTTTGGACTTTGACACCGTTGTTGCAACACCGGATATGATGGGTGGCGTAGGCCGCTTGGGTAAAGTGCTCGGTCCGCGCGGTCTTATGCCGAACCCTAAAGTGGGCACGGTAACCATGGATGTGGCTAAGGCAGTCAGAGAAGCGAAGGCTGGCAAGATTGAGTTTCGCGTCGAGAAGGCCGGCATCGTTCATGCTCCTGTTGGAAAAAAGTCCTTTGATGAAGCTCACTTGTTAGAGAATGTGAAAGCTCTCATGGGAGCGCTCCTGAAAGCTAAACCCGCAGCAGCCAAGGGCAACTACGTACGTAGTATTACGCTCAGCTCGACGATGGGCCCTGGCATCAAGATTGACCCTGCAACCATTGAAGCGGAGGCCTAAGATGGCAACATCGCAAGCAACAAAAGAGGCGCAGTTAAACAGCATTCGTTCGCGATTTGAAAAAGCAAGTTCAGCCGTGCTGCTTGATTTCAAAGGTACGGACGTTGAGACAGTGACTGATTTGCGAAATAAATTTCGTGAAGCGGGCGTTGACTACGCAGTCGTTAAGAACACTTTGATTGAAAAAGCCATTGAGGGGACTGCTCTTGATGCGCTTGACGATTTCAAAGCTCAGCTCAAGGGACCCACAGCGCTTGCGTGGGCCTATGAGGATCCTTCCGCGGCAGCAAAGGTTCTCAAGGCCTTCAAAAAAGGCCTTGAAAAGGATACCTTGAACGTCAAGGGCGGGGTAATGGATAGTAGCTTCCTCAGCGCTAAGCGCGTTGAAGGGGAGCTAGCGAATCTTCCTGGCAAGGATGAAATTCGTGCTCAGTTGCTTGCAACCTTGCAAGCCGCAGCAAGCGATCTTGTCCGGCAGCTCAATGCTGCGGGTCAAAACTTTGCTCATGTGCTTAGTGCTCGTGAGCGTTCATTGTCGAGTGGGCCCTAGGGCTACGCGAGCTATGTAAATGTCGAGCGAGCCCTAGGGCCGCGCGAGGTGTGTAGGTAGGGAATCAGCATAATAAAGAAGTGGGGATAGAAGAGATGGCAAACATGACACAAGATCAGATGGTTGATGAGCTCAGCAACTGGACCATCATGGAAGTTGCAGGCTTGGTTAAAGCTTTGGAAGAAAAGTGGGGCGTGAGCGCTGCACCTGTTGCTGTGGCTGGAGCTGTTGCTGCTGGTGCCGCTGAAGCAGTTGAAGAACAGACCGAGTTCTCAGTGGAGCTTAGCGCTGCCGGTGACAAGAAAATCAATGTCATTAAGGCAGTTCGCGAAATCACAAGCTTAGGCCTTGCAGATGCTAAAAACCTTGTCGAGGGCGCGCCCAAGATGATCAAGGAAGGCGTATCTAAGGACGAAGCCGAAGACATCAAAAAGAAACTCGAAGAAGCTGGCGCGAAAGTCACTGTTAAGTGATTTTCGCGGCTTCGCGTCCTCGAAGCTTAAGTCGTCGGTAGCGAGTTGCCGTGGCCGCGGGTTTTCTTGCGGCTTTAACGGCGGTTTTTCTTGGTCCGAAAAACCGCTTGAATTACTAACTGCAGAAACGCAGGGACCGAGCCGGTATAAATAAGGAGCCTAGTTAATGGGGTCAGTAATACAAACGAATTTTCGTACACGTCATAGCTTTGGGAAAATCTCCAAAATAATTGACATCCCAAATCTCATTGCGATTCAAAAGCGCTCGTATGAGAAATTCCTTCAATTGAACGTGCCTCACGAGGAACGTGAAGATACTGGGCTTCAGGGTGTGTTTAAGAGCGTTTTCCCAATTCGGGACTTTAACGGCACCAGTGAGTTGGTCTTTGCGGGCTATACGCTTGAGCGACCAAAATACGACGTGGACGAATGTCGGCAACGAGGCATGACCTTTGCTGCGCCTATCAAAGTCACTATCCAATTGGTGCTCTATGATACCTCGGCTGGGGATGCCGCAGATCGACCTGTAAGGGACATCAAAGAGCAGGAAGTCTACTTTGGTGAGATTCCTTTGATGACCGATAACGGTACCTTCATTGTGAACGGTACCGAGCGTGTTATCGTGAGTCAGTTGCATCGTAGTCCAGGCGTGTTTTTCGATCACGATAAAGGCAAAACCCACTCTTCGGGTAAGTTTCTTTATCAGGCTCGTGTGATCCCATACCGTGGTTCATGGCTTGATTTCGAATTTGATCCCAAAGATATCATCCATGTTCGTATTGACCGACGTCGCAAGATTCCGGCGACTGTATTGCTAAAGGCACTTGGCTACTCGGTGCAAGAGCTTTTGGACTTCTTCTACGATACAGAGACCATCTATGTTGA belongs to Myxococcales bacterium and includes:
- the rpmG gene encoding 50S ribosomal protein L33, whose product is MKTRVKIALVCSECGARNYRSTKAIKQGETEFLSLKKFCPSCGKHTVHKESK
- the secE gene encoding preprotein translocase subunit SecE, whose protein sequence is MNDESNSNESVEAVGTRTMGLERYVQFAFLVFAIGMFWFVDNFVNTVWAYFAEPDQKLISGIAAVVGMVGAFLLYRNQKVKGLSDDVAQELARVTWPTRKETRYASLVVVITSIVAAVLLGLMDAAWSALTDFIYTGSIPLG
- the rplK gene encoding 50S ribosomal protein L11, with the protein product MKKVIGQIKLQLPAGKANPSPPVGPALGQHGVNIMGFCKEFNAKTQKDGDLIIPVVITVYSDRSFSFITKTPPAPVLIKREIGLSLGKKPGSGSARPHKDKVGKITREQLKKIAEIKFQDMNAASIEAAAETIAGTARSMGVDVID
- a CDS encoding 50S ribosomal protein L1, producing MQKGKRRQQVAGKVDRDAQYNLNQACSLVKEASFARFDESVDIAVRLGVDPKHADQMVRGAIVLPHGTGKTVRVAVFAKGEKVKEAEDAGADIVGSDDLVAKVSEGFLDFDTVVATPDMMGGVGRLGKVLGPRGLMPNPKVGTVTMDVAKAVREAKAGKIEFRVEKAGIVHAPVGKKSFDEAHLLENVKALMGALLKAKPAAAKGNYVRSITLSSTMGPGIKIDPATIEAEA
- a CDS encoding 50S ribosomal protein L10 — its product is MATSQATKEAQLNSIRSRFEKASSAVLLDFKGTDVETVTDLRNKFREAGVDYAVVKNTLIEKAIEGTALDALDDFKAQLKGPTALAWAYEDPSAAAKVLKAFKKGLEKDTLNVKGGVMDSSFLSAKRVEGELANLPGKDEIRAQLLATLQAAASDLVRQLNAAGQNFAHVLSARERSLSSGP
- the rplL gene encoding 50S ribosomal protein L7/L12; this encodes MANMTQDQMVDELSNWTIMEVAGLVKALEEKWGVSAAPVAVAGAVAAGAAEAVEEQTEFSVELSAAGDKKINVIKAVREITSLGLADAKNLVEGAPKMIKEGVSKDEAEDIKKKLEEAGAKVTVK